One genomic window of Chanos chanos chromosome 13, fChaCha1.1, whole genome shotgun sequence includes the following:
- the tmem220 gene encoding transmembrane protein 220: MQLSGVIWRVCNVLMSVFFALASYVQKNDPDAGLWMVAYAIPAILCLSISYSPQITESLLWRRVADLHVLVSTTFGAMLGWVVYTERITDIFQQEEGREFSGLMLTVLWLLLCRHSGRSSVGILRLTTAVGITVFPFVAWLYYYINKDLRASWPSHCTTAI, translated from the exons ATGCAGCTTTCAGGAGTTATCTGGAGAGTCTGTAACGTTCTCATGTCAGTGTTTTTCGCTCTGGCGAGTTACGTGCAG AAAAATGATCCGGATGCGGGACTGTGGATG GTTGCATATGCCATTCCGGCGATCCTATGCTTGTCGATCAGCTATAGCCCCCAAATAACTG AGTCTTTGCTGTGGAGAAGAGTTGCTGATTTACATGTTCTTGTATCCACGACTTTTGGGGCCATGTTGGGCTGGGTTGTATACACAGAGCGTATAACAGACATCTTCCAGCAAGAGGAAGGGAG agaaTTTTCTGGGCTCATGTTAACTGTCCTTTGGCTGCTGTTATGTCGACATTCTGGAAG AAGTTCAGTGGGAATACTGCGACTCACCACCGCGGTTGGAATCACCGTATTTCCGTTTGTTGCCTGGCTGTATTACTACATTAATAAGGACCTCAGAGCTTCCTGGCCCTCACACTGCACTACTGCAATCTAA
- the LOC115826283 gene encoding cytoglobin-2: MEGERKGKMEQLEKTEPLSDAERGMIQNTWTKVYENSEDAGVAVLTRLFVNFPSSKQYFSQFRDMEDPEEMSRSTQLRKHATRVMNALNTLVENIHDGEKMVSVLKMVGKAHALRHKVDPVYFKILGGVILEVLVEAFSDSFTAEVQTAWSKLMGTMCWHVNQVYAELGWPQISKSK; this comes from the exons atggaaggagagaggaaagggaagatggagcagctggagaagaCAGAACCTCTTTCAGATGCAGAGCGAGGGATGATTCAAAACACCTGGACGAAAGTCTATGAAAACAGTGAGGACGCGGGAGTGGCCGTCCTTACCAG aCTCTTTGTAAATTTTCCCTCCTCTAAGCAGTACTTCAGTCAGTTCCGAGACATGGAAGACCCAGAAGAGATGAGCAGAAGTACCCAGCTGAGGAAGCATGCTACCAGAGTCATGAACGCACTCAACACCTTGGTGGAAAATATCCATGACGGAGAAAAAATGGTTTCTGTCCTCAAAATGGTTGGCAAAGCCCATGCGCTCCGGCACAAAGTGGATCCAGTTTACTTTAAG ataCTGGGTGGGGTGATACTGGAGGTACTGGTTGAGGCCTTCTCTGATTCTTTCACTGCAGAGGTGCAGACAGCATGGTCTAAATTAATGGGTACCATGTGCTGGCATGTGAACCAGGTCTATGCTGAATTGGGCTGGCCTCAGATCTCCAAGTCCAAGTGA